DNA sequence from the Methanolobus sp. ZRKC5 genome:
GCTATTATTAAAGAAGATATCGAAATAAATAATATACGTCATAATCGTCCAAAAAAAGGACTGAAAACCCAGCATCTCAAATCCATTGAGGCTGTTGCCATGATGTGTGATGCCGACATCAATGGACTTTTTCCGGGCTCCACTCAGATATACTTTTCTCCATCGGAAATAAGGGGGGTTGAAACACACATACAGATTGGAACTGCAGGAAGTATTCCATTGCTCATGCAGTCTATCATGCCAATAGCCGCTTATTCTCCAGAAAGGACAAAACTGAGAATAACTGGGGGAACCGATGTTGCATGGTCTCCATCAATAGACTACTTGAAAGAACTGACATTAAATGCTCTGTCAAAAATGGGGTACAAAGCAGATATAAGACTTATTGAACGTGGATATTACCCAAAAGGTGGAGGGGTCGCAGAAATAGAAATAAAACCTTCCACATTAAAAGGATTTGACTTTAAAACAGTGAAAAAGGAGATACATGGAGTATCACATTGTTCTAACCTGCCTGAACATGTCGCAAAAAGGCAGGCTGATTCTGCGCAGAAAGTGCTGGAAGAGAATGGAACAGATGTGCATATTGACATTGAAACAGAAAATTACCACTCAACCGGAAGCGGAATCACATTATGGTCTGGTCTTGCGGGATCTGTAAATACAGGAAAAAAAGGAATGCCTGCAGAAAAAGTAGGTAGTCAGGCAGCCCTGATATTGCTTGATGAACTGAAATCCCGGGCAGCTGTTGATATTCATCTGGCTGACCAACTAATACCTTACATGGGACTTGCCGGAAGCGGATCATTTACCACAAGGGAGCTTACACCGCATTGCCTGACAAACATCCACGTGACCGAACAGTTACTTGACGTACACTTCGTAATAAATAAAAGCAACGGCCTGATAAAAATATCCGTAGAATGAGGATCATTCCTCAAGTTCTACAACACTGAGATATTCCGGTGGAATTCCCCTTGCAAGAACAATGTCAGCATTTACGGTAACAATATCGACCCCATCCTGCTGAGCAGCATTTGCATCTACCTCGATAATAACAGGGTTATCCGTGTGAACCGAAGCGGCTTCCTTTGATTTTTCAAATGAGGTACTAAGATGTACATAGCACTGCCTGATAGGGAAGATACCATTATCGAGCAACATGTCCGTCTCTTCCTGACTGACACCATAGTACAGGTAAGGCAGATCATTTTCAGGATAATCAGATATAAGGTCCACATCTACAGAGTGGCCATATCTTGCCCTTATGAAATTGTCCTCTATCTCATAACGCCCTTTCAGGTCAGATTCAACAAGTGAGATCAGACGCTCCATGGTTCCCCATTTATAGCGTTTTTTCATGACATCGCAAAGTTGACCCAGCCCTACCCAGCCTAGTGAGTCCATTTCAATACCCACGTCTTCAGGGAAGTGTCTCAATGCACCGGAAACAAACCTTCCAAGTCTCTCTTCCCGATCATCATCCAGCACATAACGTCCTTCTTCTCCACAATCAGGGCAGCTTTCTCCCCTGAAATAGCCATGCTCTTTACATTTACGGATCATGATATCTTGCAAATACATCTTATAATTAATATATCTTATTAAAATGACGCAACAATCACAATATAATTCATAAAATATCAAAATACCAGGATTTTTATAAACATCTTCGTTAGATTAATTATCTAAGAGAATACTAGACTAGTTGAAAGGTAAATGGATGATTTTAATATATTCAATTCAGTTTTCAAGGTATTATCATGGATGAGATAAATGACATATATGAAAAGCTCGGCGGCATCATCAGTAAAGAAGATTTTACACGTGAGGTTGAAGAGAAAGTAGAACAAATGAGCGGACTCTGCGACATCAGGACCGCCGCCATGCTTGTGGCCCACGACCATGGAGCCAGTGACACAGGAGAAAACCAATTGCAGAAAATATCAGGCATAACTCCAAGCAGTGGTAATATCAAGTTCATTGCAAAGGTCATGTCTGTTTTCCCTGCAAAGGAATTCAACCGAAATGACGGCACCGTTGGCAGAGTTGCAAATATCATTGTTGCAGACGAAACCGGATCTATACGCCTGACATTATGGGATGACAGGGCAGATCTTGTGAAGACAGGAAATATTGAAGTTGGCCAGAATTACCAGGTAGCCGGCTACGTCAAGGAAGGATATTCCGGTATTGAAGTAAATATAGGCAACAACGGGGTTCTTTGTGAAACAGATGAAAAAGTAGAAGCCCGCATCGATTCAAAAAAGATAGAAGATATCAAAAGTGGAATGGGTGACCTTAACATTCGTGGCAGGATCCTTGATATAGCCGATATAAGAACATTCAACAAAAAAGATGGTACTGTCGGAAAAGTCGCAAACATTATGATCGGTGATGAAACAGGCAAAATAAGAGTGACACTCTGGGATGAGACTGCAGATCTTACAACAGAACTCCAGACAGATGACTCTGTAGAAATAATCAATGGATACGCAAAGGAGAACAATTTCAACCAGCAGGTAGAAATGCAGGTTGGAAATCGCAGTACTATCAGAAAAATCGAGGATGAAGTAGAGTTCAAGGAAGATTTCACATCCATAGCTGATATCATACCGGGAGAATCATATTCCATATCAGGACAGGTGTCAGGACTTGGGGAAATGAAGGAATTCGATCGGGACGACGGGACTGTGAATATGGTTTCAAACATTTATGTCTCAGATGATACCGGAAGGATACGAATTGCATTATGGGGCGACCATGCCCTCCTTGTAGACCAGCTAGATATCGATATGGCTGTGGAAATAATTGATGCATTCTCTAAATCCGGATTCAATGATGAAATAGAACTTAGTGCAGGAAACCGGACAAGAATAGTTGTTCGTTAAATGAATTATATTTTATTAGAATGTCCGGCACATTCACTTTGAATTGTTCCGGAATCTTTTTTTTATTATAGCAACTTGTCTGCTGCTATTATCGGCAACATGCAAATCATATTAAAAAATCTACGAACACCTATTTATACGATAAAAGTAACATTTTATCTAGTGGACTATGGGTAATTGATTCCTTTAATCCAGAATTTTGGGGTACATTTTATGGTCTTGAAAGTTCAGGATGACATTCAAACCGATGTCTCCATAATGGAGATTCATAATGAGATGTTGGTCAAGGAAATAATGTCAAAGCACGTTTTTGGCATTGATGTCACTGCTAGTGTCCTTGATGTTGCAAGGAAAATGGCGGAAAAAGATACAGGTAGCATCATCGTAAATGAAGACGGTGATAGTACCGGCATCATAACTGAACGTGACATAATAATCAAAACGGTTGTCAGAAATGTACTCCCTGCAAAGATGACTGCCAGAGAGATCATGTCGACTCCTATTATAGCAACAAAACCGGCGACGAACATAATCGAAGCTGCTGAAATGATGGTGAGATCCAACATTCGCAGGCTTGCTGTGATGGAAGGTGACCAAATAATTGGAATGGTAACTGACAGGGATATAATAGCTATTGCACCCGGTCTGAACACTATTCTGGAAGGTCTGATCGAACTACATCATGAGAATAACTATACTCAGGAACCGGAGCTTGAACGTGGCATATGCCAACGTTGCGGAGCTTTTGTTGACAGCCTGACGAATGTTAATGAATTGATGCTGTGTGAAGATTGTAAAGAAGAAGAAGGTTACTATGACTAGTCCTTTGACTTGGTATCTATTAAGAACGCTTCAAGTTGGTGAAATAAATGTCTGTCCCGATATATCTTAAAAGAAGAAATGTATCGACTTTCAAAGCAACGCCTGGATTTAAGCTGGGAACAGTGATTAAAAACCGGGATATTGTGTTTGCTGGATCTACTGTTGCTATAAACAGGCATTGTACATTATCTGAGTTTTGAAAGTGCGATCTTGCACTTACATGCAGAGTGTAATCAACCATGAGGCATGGATATCGTTCGCAAAACTTATTGAGATTATAAGAACATATCCTCAGTAATTTTGTTATGTTGTGGAATATAGTGGTTTAGATTGATAATAAAATATCAGGTCAATGAACTGGAAATGAAGATAATGGGATTCCAGAGAAAAGACCCCGGATTGCTGACAACTTCAGTGCTTACTATGATCAAATCAGATGATACAACCATATCAACTGATATTATGACTTAATTAGGAGGTGGAAAAGAAAACCCGATTGCAAACGGGAATTGTCACAAATGTGGCTTTCATGAAAAAATGATAGATGGATCTGTTTTCATGAAACATAAACAGATTCACAGACAAGTATATGATTAGAAACAAAAAGAGCACATCGATCCGCTGAAACTGGAAATGATGAGTTCTTTGATGGATAATAGATTAAATATATCCTGCAGGCTTGTCCTGATGAAAGGTCAAGCTTCCAAAAAGGAGGAACAACATGAATGTGAAAGACATTATGAGTTCACCGGTCTTTACCATAGCACCGGAAGAAACCGTAGCGCATGCAAGAAACCTGATGCTTAAGCACAAGATCAGCACCCTGGTGGTTGCTCAGAATGAAGAAATGATTGGTATTATCACAAAGACAGACCTTGGAAAAAGGCTTGCACAAGCCGAACCCATGTGGAGAAGAAGACCAATTGATAAAATTCCTGTAAACATGGTGATGCATGAAAACCCCATCACAATATACCCAGGTGCTTCTGTGACCCAGGCAATCGATCTGATGATGGAGAATGGTATAAACTCACTGGCCGTAGTGAACAGGGAAGTAGTTGGTATAATAACTGGAACTGACATTATGAAATACTTCTCTGAGCAGGATGTGAAAACTAAAATTTCAGAAGTAATGACAGAAGATATCGTGTTTGTCCACAGACATCACACTATCAATCATGTAATCCATGAAATGGAGGAGAACAAGACAAACCGTGTTATCGTTACAGATGATTCTGATGAAGCTGTTGGAATGATAACAACAAGCAACGTGGCATTCAATATAATGGCTGACAATGAAGGAAAACTTCCATCAAAGAGTATAAAGATGACCAGGCGTTCAACTCCTGCTGGTCAGAAGGAATATCGCTACGTAAAAGAAGTTCCTCTTGTTTCCGAAGATATAATGTCAGAGCTCCCACCAGCTGTAGATATCAAGAACAAGGCAGTGTATGCAGCAAAGATGATGCTATCAGAACACACTATTGCCCTACCGGTTGTTAATGATGGGAAAATTATTGGCCTTATCAGCAGGAGAGACATACTTAAAGCAGTACAGTAAGCATCGAATAACCAGAAAAGTGAAATAAAGATCAGAGGAATGACAATGGAAGTAAAGGATATAATGGCAGAACCACTGGTAGTAGATAAATCAGACACTATTTCCCATGCACTTGACATTATGGACAAGAAAGGGACAAGACGTCTTCTGGTAAGACACGATGATAAGCTGCTTGGCGTACTTACCATGAGAAACCTTACAAGGGAACTCGGAACTCGTAAAAAAGGAAGTAAGCCAGCTTCTTCCCTGCATGTAGCAACAGCAATATCAGATAATTTCACAAAAGTACTGCCGGATACGAAGGCAACCGATGCTATCACGCTGATGGTAAAGAACGGAGGAGTGATAGTTGTTATGGAGAATGACAAGATTCTTGGTTGGGTGACTCCTAACGAGATACTCAAGAACAACATTTTCAGCGGGTATGCCGGAGAGATAATGCAACCGGATCCTATTGTAGCAAGTCCTGCAGACCGTGTCAGCCATGTAAGAAGACTTATGCTTGACAACAATGTTGGAAGAATACCTATCATAGAAGGTGACAAACTTGTTGGAATGGTAACGGAAACGGATATTGCAACAGCCATGCGCTCTTTCCGTGACCTGGTCGAAGGCAGTAAACAGGATTCCCGTATAAAGAATCTTATTGTCGAGGATATTATAAAGATGAGTGTAAAAACAGTCTACACAAACACCTCAACAACTGATGCAGCAAAAATGATGCTAGAAGAGAATCTTGGAGGACTGCCCGTTATCAACCTTGAAGGTCAGATGGTTGGGCTAATAACCAGAAGAAGCATTATCAGAGGAATGGCACAGTAAAGAACCAGGTGTCTGGGGATGAAATATTACCCGAAGATAGAACTTGATATTGAGAAGGCGGCAGACTGTTTGGAACTTCCGCCTTCCAGACTTCAAGAACTTGTTGAGAAGAAAAACCTGCAACAAAACTGGGATGAATACAACAATATTTACAGATTTGAAGGACACGTACCAAATTTTGAAGACGGGACCGTGTTGATCGATAAATCTGGCTCTTTTGAACTCATAAGGGGTTTTCCTAAGATTAAAAGAGCAATGCTTCTTGAACCTGCAGTAAAGAAAAATTTCGGTGAAATAGATTCTGTAGCTGTTGAAGAGAAAATGAACGGATATAATGTCCGTGTTATCGACTACAACAGTAAACTCATTGCTTTTACCCGTAGCGGCCATGTTTGCCCTTATTCTACGGAAAGGGTACGGAAATTCCTCAAAAGGGATTTCTTCATAGATCACCCTGATATCATTGTATATGGAGAAATGGTGGGCCCTGATAATCCATATGTGCAAAAATATGTCTACAATATAGAGTCCCTGAAATTTTTTGTTTTTGACTTGAGGTATAAGAATTCAGGAGAAGCCCTGACAGTCCACAAAAGGAGAGAATTGGCAGAGGAATATACTTTCGATAATGTTAGGTTATTTGGTAAATTCAACATCAGTGAAGCACCTGGCGAGATTACAAAAATTATCAAAGAACTTGGAAAAAAGGGACACGAAGGCGTTGTTATCAAAGATCCTGAGATGGTATTGCAACCAATGAAATACACATGTTCAGAAAGTAATTGTTCTGACCTGCACCATGCATTCAAATTCTACAATGAAACCGGACGGGATTTCCTCTTCTCCAGAGTAGTACGTGAGGGGTTCCAGTCTTACGAATGGAAAGAAAATGAGGAAGATTTCCAGAAAAGATGCCTCAGGCTTGGAGAAAGTTTACTCAACCCGATGAAAAAGACGATAGCTCAGGTCCAGGCAGGCCAGCGGATCTCCGATGATTTCAAGATCAGAGTAGGGGACAAGGAAACCATCCACAAATTCAGATCATATCTGCAGAGATTTGGTCTTTATGTTGCGTTCGAGATACAGGAGAAAAAAGGTGATGAATATATCATCAACATCAGGAAGGTAAACAAGAGCACAAATGATAAGACCCTTGCAATGTTAGAAGGACAGTTGTGGTCGTGAAAAAGACATATATCCAAATAGATTAATTCGTGAACCACAAAAAGGGTGCCCATATGACAAAGATTACCATCATCGGAAGTGAGCAAAGCGGTAAGACCACGCTTGCCGGAAAACTTGGAAAGAGAAGTAACGTTACAGATGTCACAATGTATGATTATGCCAAGAACAACAGGATACTCACAACCATTGATGCTACCGGTTATCCGGCATCTGTAAAAGCGTTGGTTACAGCACTTAACCTTTCTGATGTTGCTCTTTTATGTATACCTCCAACAGGACTTGATCCACTGGCTGCAGAGTGTATCATTGCACTTGACCTGATGAAATATAAACATGGTATTGTTGTTCTCACAAAATCTGATGCTTCATATCCTCTTGCACAGGAAGAGCTACAGGCCAAGTTACAGAAAATTACAACAGGAACTGCACTTGAGAACTGGGATTACATTTCCATATCCACTACTTCTTTTGAAGGCATGGAAGAGCTAAAAGAACTCATATTCACAGTTGGTGACAGGGCAGCTGAAGATTTAAAAGAACTTGACAGCCTGCGCCCACGTATAATAATAGACCAGTCTTTCAACGTTACCGGTATCGGATGTGTAGTGCTTGGAGTTACGACACAGGGAACCATTAACGCAAAGGACAAGATGATAGCATACCCAACCAAAAAGGAACTGGAGATCAGATCCATACAGATGCATGATGTAGATGTCAAATCTGCCCCTGCGGGTGCCAGAGTTGGACTTGCCCTCAAAGGTATCCAGTCAAAGGACATTGACAGAGGCTTTATAGTTTCACAGGAAGAAACTGTTGCTACGGATTTTATATTAAAATGCACTCTTTCACCACTGGCAAAAGAATTCAATCTCGGTGATATGCTACATCTTTATGT
Encoded proteins:
- the rtcA gene encoding RNA 3'-terminal phosphate cyclase; its protein translation is MIEIDGSYGEGGGQILRTAVALSAIIKEDIEINNIRHNRPKKGLKTQHLKSIEAVAMMCDADINGLFPGSTQIYFSPSEIRGVETHIQIGTAGSIPLLMQSIMPIAAYSPERTKLRITGGTDVAWSPSIDYLKELTLNALSKMGYKADIRLIERGYYPKGGGVAEIEIKPSTLKGFDFKTVKKEIHGVSHCSNLPEHVAKRQADSAQKVLEENGTDVHIDIETENYHSTGSGITLWSGLAGSVNTGKKGMPAEKVGSQAALILLDELKSRAAVDIHLADQLIPYMGLAGSGSFTTRELTPHCLTNIHVTEQLLDVHFVINKSNGLIKISVE
- a CDS encoding RNA 2'-phosphotransferase, whose product is MIRKCKEHGYFRGESCPDCGEEGRYVLDDDREERLGRFVSGALRHFPEDVGIEMDSLGWVGLGQLCDVMKKRYKWGTMERLISLVESDLKGRYEIEDNFIRARYGHSVDVDLISDYPENDLPYLYYGVSQEETDMLLDNGIFPIRQCYVHLSTSFEKSKEAASVHTDNPVIIEVDANAAQQDGVDIVTVNADIVLARGIPPEYLSVVELEE
- a CDS encoding OB-fold nucleic acid binding domain-containing protein, encoding MDEINDIYEKLGGIISKEDFTREVEEKVEQMSGLCDIRTAAMLVAHDHGASDTGENQLQKISGITPSSGNIKFIAKVMSVFPAKEFNRNDGTVGRVANIIVADETGSIRLTLWDDRADLVKTGNIEVGQNYQVAGYVKEGYSGIEVNIGNNGVLCETDEKVEARIDSKKIEDIKSGMGDLNIRGRILDIADIRTFNKKDGTVGKVANIMIGDETGKIRVTLWDETADLTTELQTDDSVEIINGYAKENNFNQQVEMQVGNRSTIRKIEDEVEFKEDFTSIADIIPGESYSISGQVSGLGEMKEFDRDDGTVNMVSNIYVSDDTGRIRIALWGDHALLVDQLDIDMAVEIIDAFSKSGFNDEIELSAGNRTRIVVR
- a CDS encoding CBS domain-containing protein; translation: MVLKVQDDIQTDVSIMEIHNEMLVKEIMSKHVFGIDVTASVLDVARKMAEKDTGSIIVNEDGDSTGIITERDIIIKTVVRNVLPAKMTAREIMSTPIIATKPATNIIEAAEMMVRSNIRRLAVMEGDQIIGMVTDRDIIAIAPGLNTILEGLIELHHENNYTQEPELERGICQRCGAFVDSLTNVNELMLCEDCKEEEGYYD
- a CDS encoding CBS domain-containing protein encodes the protein MNVKDIMSSPVFTIAPEETVAHARNLMLKHKISTLVVAQNEEMIGIITKTDLGKRLAQAEPMWRRRPIDKIPVNMVMHENPITIYPGASVTQAIDLMMENGINSLAVVNREVVGIITGTDIMKYFSEQDVKTKISEVMTEDIVFVHRHHTINHVIHEMEENKTNRVIVTDDSDEAVGMITTSNVAFNIMADNEGKLPSKSIKMTRRSTPAGQKEYRYVKEVPLVSEDIMSELPPAVDIKNKAVYAAKMMLSEHTIALPVVNDGKIIGLISRRDILKAVQ
- a CDS encoding CBS domain-containing protein is translated as MEVKDIMAEPLVVDKSDTISHALDIMDKKGTRRLLVRHDDKLLGVLTMRNLTRELGTRKKGSKPASSLHVATAISDNFTKVLPDTKATDAITLMVKNGGVIVVMENDKILGWVTPNEILKNNIFSGYAGEIMQPDPIVASPADRVSHVRRLMLDNNVGRIPIIEGDKLVGMVTETDIATAMRSFRDLVEGSKQDSRIKNLIVEDIIKMSVKTVYTNTSTTDAAKMMLEENLGGLPVINLEGQMVGLITRRSIIRGMAQ
- a CDS encoding RNA ligase — protein: MKYYPKIELDIEKAADCLELPPSRLQELVEKKNLQQNWDEYNNIYRFEGHVPNFEDGTVLIDKSGSFELIRGFPKIKRAMLLEPAVKKNFGEIDSVAVEEKMNGYNVRVIDYNSKLIAFTRSGHVCPYSTERVRKFLKRDFFIDHPDIIVYGEMVGPDNPYVQKYVYNIESLKFFVFDLRYKNSGEALTVHKRRELAEEYTFDNVRLFGKFNISEAPGEITKIIKELGKKGHEGVVIKDPEMVLQPMKYTCSESNCSDLHHAFKFYNETGRDFLFSRVVREGFQSYEWKENEEDFQKRCLRLGESLLNPMKKTIAQVQAGQRISDDFKIRVGDKETIHKFRSYLQRFGLYVAFEIQEKKGDEYIINIRKVNKSTNDKTLAMLEGQLWS
- a CDS encoding EF-Tu/IF-2/RF-3 family GTPase encodes the protein MTKITIIGSEQSGKTTLAGKLGKRSNVTDVTMYDYAKNNRILTTIDATGYPASVKALVTALNLSDVALLCIPPTGLDPLAAECIIALDLMKYKHGIVVLTKSDASYPLAQEELQAKLQKITTGTALENWDYISISTTSFEGMEELKELIFTVGDRAAEDLKELDSLRPRIIIDQSFNVTGIGCVVLGVTTQGTINAKDKMIAYPTKKELEIRSIQMHDVDVKSAPAGARVGLALKGIQSKDIDRGFIVSQEETVATDFILKCTLSPLAKEFNLGDMLHLYVGLQSSPVKVTEITEGENKVEKASPGKEYIFKLTGSKEVAYSKNDRFIFANLDEKQRFIAFGYEQ